In Harpia harpyja isolate bHarHar1 chromosome 8, bHarHar1 primary haplotype, whole genome shotgun sequence, a genomic segment contains:
- the LOC128144869 gene encoding cystathionine beta-synthase-like protein isoform X1 translates to MEKLILERPVSVPKGEMLTLPSQEKPDMNSCPHTPGKYFLPGGMDNENCKANEKEREWIRPDTPSKCTWKLGKPLSASPHRHTTLPEPLKIMPSILNKVGNTPMVRINKIGKQYGLKCELLAKCEFFNAGGSVKDRISLRMVEDAEKAGILKPGDTIIEPTSGNTGIGLALAAAVKGYRCIIVMPEKMSMEKVDVLRALGAEIVRTPTTARFDSPESHVGVAWRLKNEIPNAHILDQYRNASNPLTHYDTTAEEILQQCEGKIDMLVAAAGTGGTITGISRKLKEKCPGCKIIGVDPEGSILAIPEELNETDKTMYEVEGIGYDFVPTVLDRSTVDQWYKSNDEESFALARMLIREEGLLCGGSSGSAMSVAVKAAKELKEGQRCVVILPDSIRNYMSKFLSDKWMIQKGFMKDDDLVKKPWWWNISVQELSLSAPLTVLPTVTCAKTVEILREKGFDQVPVVDESGVILGMVTLGNMLSSLLAGKVQPSDEVSKVIYKQFKQTDNQASGGNVINLKDNLGKLSHILEIDHFALVVHEQIQYHTDGSSSKRQMVFGIVTAIDLLNFVTVRERERKSS, encoded by the exons ATGGAGAAGTTGATATTGGAAAGGCCTGTTTCTGTGCCTAAG gGTGAAATGCTTACACTTCCTTCCCAGGAGAAGCCAGATATGAACTCATGCCCTCATACACCTGGCAAGTATTTTCTCCCTGGTGGGATGGACAATGAGAACTGCAAGGCTAATGAGAAGGAAAGGGAGTGGATCCGCCCTGATACACCTAGTAAATGCACATGGAAGCTTGGGAAACccctctctgcctccccccaTCGTCATACCACTCT GCCAGAGCCTCTGAAAATCATGCCAAGCATCCTGAATAAAGTTGGCAATACACCCATGGTGCGAATCAACAAGATTGGGAAGCAGTATGGGCTCAAGTGTGAACTCT TGGCAAAATGTGAGTTCTTCAATGCTGGGGGCAGTGTGAAGGACCGCATCAGCCTAAGGATGGTAGAGGATGCTGAGAAGGCTGGGATCCTGAAGCCTGGGGACACAATCATAGAGCCAACCTCTGGAAACACAG GAATTGGGCTGGCCTTGGCTGCAGCAGTGAAGGGTTACCGCTGTATCATTGTGATGCCAGAGAAAATGAGTATGGAGAAG GTGGATGTCCTGAGAGCTCTGGGTGCTGAGATTGTGAGGACCCCAACTACTGCCAGATTTGATTCTCCTGAATCTCACGTGGGAGTAGCATGGAGACTGAAAAACGAAATCCCCAATGCACATATACTAGACCAG TACCGTAATGCCAGCAACCCCCTGACGCACTATGACACCACAGCTGAAGAGATCCTGCAGCAGTGTGAAG gaaaaatagacATGCTGGTGGCTGCAGCTGGCACAGGAGGTACTATCACTGGCATCTCCAGAAAGCTAAAGGAGAAGTGTCCAGGTTGCAAA ATTATAGGTGTTGATCCTGAAGGCTCCATCCTTGCTATACCAGAAGAACTGAATGAGACTGACAAGACAATGTATGAAGTGGAAGGAATCGGATATGATTTTGTCCCCACAGTGTTGGATAGATCT ACAGTGGACCAGTGGTACAAGAGCAACGATGAGGAGTCGTTTGCTTTAGCACGCATGCTGATTCGAGAGGAAGGACTGCTGTGTG GTGGCAGCTCAGGCAGTGCCATGTCTGTAGCTGTGAAGGCAGCCAAAGAGCTGAAGGAAGGTCAGCGCTGTGTTGTTATCCTCCCTGACTCTATCAGGAACTACAT GTCCAAGTTCTTGAGTGACAAATGGATGATTCAGAAAGGGTTCATGAAAGATGACGACCTTGTCAAAAAACCTTG GTGGTGGAACATCAGTGTTCAGGAGCTAAGCCTCTCTGCTCCCCTGACTGTGCTTCCAACTGTTACCTGTGCAAAGACTGTTGAAATTCTCCGGGAGAAGGGATTCGACCAGGTACCAGTTGTTGATGAATCTGG GGTGATTTTGGGCATGGTTACCCTGGGTAACATGCTTTCTTCACTACTTGCTGGAAAAGTTCAGCCTTCTGATGAAGTCAGCAAAGTAATCTACAAGCAATTTAAACAG acAGATAATCAAGCGTCAGGTGGAAATGTG ATTAACCTGAAAGACAACTTGGGGAAACTCTCTCATATTCTGGAAATAGACCACTTTGCTCTAGTGGTTCATGAACAAATTCAAT ATCACACTGATGGTTCCTCCAGTAAGCGGCAAATGGTGTTTGGCATCGTTACAGCCATTGACCTGCTTAACTTTGTGACTGTGCGAGAACGGGAAAGGAAGTCCAGCTAA
- the LOC128144869 gene encoding cystathionine beta-synthase-like protein isoform X2, giving the protein MEKLILERPVSVPKEKPDMNSCPHTPGKYFLPGGMDNENCKANEKEREWIRPDTPSKCTWKLGKPLSASPHRHTTLPEPLKIMPSILNKVGNTPMVRINKIGKQYGLKCELLAKCEFFNAGGSVKDRISLRMVEDAEKAGILKPGDTIIEPTSGNTGIGLALAAAVKGYRCIIVMPEKMSMEKVDVLRALGAEIVRTPTTARFDSPESHVGVAWRLKNEIPNAHILDQYRNASNPLTHYDTTAEEILQQCEGKIDMLVAAAGTGGTITGISRKLKEKCPGCKIIGVDPEGSILAIPEELNETDKTMYEVEGIGYDFVPTVLDRSTVDQWYKSNDEESFALARMLIREEGLLCGGSSGSAMSVAVKAAKELKEGQRCVVILPDSIRNYMSKFLSDKWMIQKGFMKDDDLVKKPWWWNISVQELSLSAPLTVLPTVTCAKTVEILREKGFDQVPVVDESGVILGMVTLGNMLSSLLAGKVQPSDEVSKVIYKQFKQTDNQASGGNVINLKDNLGKLSHILEIDHFALVVHEQIQYHTDGSSSKRQMVFGIVTAIDLLNFVTVRERERKSS; this is encoded by the exons ATGGAGAAGTTGATATTGGAAAGGCCTGTTTCTGTGCCTAAG GAGAAGCCAGATATGAACTCATGCCCTCATACACCTGGCAAGTATTTTCTCCCTGGTGGGATGGACAATGAGAACTGCAAGGCTAATGAGAAGGAAAGGGAGTGGATCCGCCCTGATACACCTAGTAAATGCACATGGAAGCTTGGGAAACccctctctgcctccccccaTCGTCATACCACTCT GCCAGAGCCTCTGAAAATCATGCCAAGCATCCTGAATAAAGTTGGCAATACACCCATGGTGCGAATCAACAAGATTGGGAAGCAGTATGGGCTCAAGTGTGAACTCT TGGCAAAATGTGAGTTCTTCAATGCTGGGGGCAGTGTGAAGGACCGCATCAGCCTAAGGATGGTAGAGGATGCTGAGAAGGCTGGGATCCTGAAGCCTGGGGACACAATCATAGAGCCAACCTCTGGAAACACAG GAATTGGGCTGGCCTTGGCTGCAGCAGTGAAGGGTTACCGCTGTATCATTGTGATGCCAGAGAAAATGAGTATGGAGAAG GTGGATGTCCTGAGAGCTCTGGGTGCTGAGATTGTGAGGACCCCAACTACTGCCAGATTTGATTCTCCTGAATCTCACGTGGGAGTAGCATGGAGACTGAAAAACGAAATCCCCAATGCACATATACTAGACCAG TACCGTAATGCCAGCAACCCCCTGACGCACTATGACACCACAGCTGAAGAGATCCTGCAGCAGTGTGAAG gaaaaatagacATGCTGGTGGCTGCAGCTGGCACAGGAGGTACTATCACTGGCATCTCCAGAAAGCTAAAGGAGAAGTGTCCAGGTTGCAAA ATTATAGGTGTTGATCCTGAAGGCTCCATCCTTGCTATACCAGAAGAACTGAATGAGACTGACAAGACAATGTATGAAGTGGAAGGAATCGGATATGATTTTGTCCCCACAGTGTTGGATAGATCT ACAGTGGACCAGTGGTACAAGAGCAACGATGAGGAGTCGTTTGCTTTAGCACGCATGCTGATTCGAGAGGAAGGACTGCTGTGTG GTGGCAGCTCAGGCAGTGCCATGTCTGTAGCTGTGAAGGCAGCCAAAGAGCTGAAGGAAGGTCAGCGCTGTGTTGTTATCCTCCCTGACTCTATCAGGAACTACAT GTCCAAGTTCTTGAGTGACAAATGGATGATTCAGAAAGGGTTCATGAAAGATGACGACCTTGTCAAAAAACCTTG GTGGTGGAACATCAGTGTTCAGGAGCTAAGCCTCTCTGCTCCCCTGACTGTGCTTCCAACTGTTACCTGTGCAAAGACTGTTGAAATTCTCCGGGAGAAGGGATTCGACCAGGTACCAGTTGTTGATGAATCTGG GGTGATTTTGGGCATGGTTACCCTGGGTAACATGCTTTCTTCACTACTTGCTGGAAAAGTTCAGCCTTCTGATGAAGTCAGCAAAGTAATCTACAAGCAATTTAAACAG acAGATAATCAAGCGTCAGGTGGAAATGTG ATTAACCTGAAAGACAACTTGGGGAAACTCTCTCATATTCTGGAAATAGACCACTTTGCTCTAGTGGTTCATGAACAAATTCAAT ATCACACTGATGGTTCCTCCAGTAAGCGGCAAATGGTGTTTGGCATCGTTACAGCCATTGACCTGCTTAACTTTGTGACTGTGCGAGAACGGGAAAGGAAGTCCAGCTAA
- the LOC128144869 gene encoding cystathionine beta-synthase-like protein isoform X3, with product MEKLILERPVSVPKGEMLTLPSQEKPDMNSCPHTPGKYFLPGGMDNENCKANEKEREWIRPDTPSKCTWKLGKPLSASPHRHTTLPEPLKIMPSILNKVGNTPMVRINKIGKQYGLKCELLAKCEFFNAGGSVKDRISLRMVEDAEKAGILKPGDTIIEPTSGNTGIGLALAAAVKGYRCIIVMPEKMSMEKVDVLRALGAEIVRTPTTARFDSPESHVGVAWRLKNEIPNAHILDQYRNASNPLTHYDTTAEEILQQCEGKIDMLVAAAGTGGTITGISRKLKEKCPGCKIIGVDPEGSILAIPEELNETDKTMYEVEGIGYDFVPTVLDRSTVDQWYKSNDEESFALARMLIREEGLLCGGSSGSAMSVAVKAAKELKEGQRCVVILPDSIRNYMSKFLSDKWMIQKGFMKDDDLVKKPWWWNISVQELSLSAPLTVLPTVTCAKTVEILREKGFDQVPVVDESGVILGMVTLGNMLSSLLAGKVQPSDEVSKVIYKQFKQINLKDNLGKLSHILEIDHFALVVHEQIQYHTDGSSSKRQMVFGIVTAIDLLNFVTVRERERKSS from the exons ATGGAGAAGTTGATATTGGAAAGGCCTGTTTCTGTGCCTAAG gGTGAAATGCTTACACTTCCTTCCCAGGAGAAGCCAGATATGAACTCATGCCCTCATACACCTGGCAAGTATTTTCTCCCTGGTGGGATGGACAATGAGAACTGCAAGGCTAATGAGAAGGAAAGGGAGTGGATCCGCCCTGATACACCTAGTAAATGCACATGGAAGCTTGGGAAACccctctctgcctccccccaTCGTCATACCACTCT GCCAGAGCCTCTGAAAATCATGCCAAGCATCCTGAATAAAGTTGGCAATACACCCATGGTGCGAATCAACAAGATTGGGAAGCAGTATGGGCTCAAGTGTGAACTCT TGGCAAAATGTGAGTTCTTCAATGCTGGGGGCAGTGTGAAGGACCGCATCAGCCTAAGGATGGTAGAGGATGCTGAGAAGGCTGGGATCCTGAAGCCTGGGGACACAATCATAGAGCCAACCTCTGGAAACACAG GAATTGGGCTGGCCTTGGCTGCAGCAGTGAAGGGTTACCGCTGTATCATTGTGATGCCAGAGAAAATGAGTATGGAGAAG GTGGATGTCCTGAGAGCTCTGGGTGCTGAGATTGTGAGGACCCCAACTACTGCCAGATTTGATTCTCCTGAATCTCACGTGGGAGTAGCATGGAGACTGAAAAACGAAATCCCCAATGCACATATACTAGACCAG TACCGTAATGCCAGCAACCCCCTGACGCACTATGACACCACAGCTGAAGAGATCCTGCAGCAGTGTGAAG gaaaaatagacATGCTGGTGGCTGCAGCTGGCACAGGAGGTACTATCACTGGCATCTCCAGAAAGCTAAAGGAGAAGTGTCCAGGTTGCAAA ATTATAGGTGTTGATCCTGAAGGCTCCATCCTTGCTATACCAGAAGAACTGAATGAGACTGACAAGACAATGTATGAAGTGGAAGGAATCGGATATGATTTTGTCCCCACAGTGTTGGATAGATCT ACAGTGGACCAGTGGTACAAGAGCAACGATGAGGAGTCGTTTGCTTTAGCACGCATGCTGATTCGAGAGGAAGGACTGCTGTGTG GTGGCAGCTCAGGCAGTGCCATGTCTGTAGCTGTGAAGGCAGCCAAAGAGCTGAAGGAAGGTCAGCGCTGTGTTGTTATCCTCCCTGACTCTATCAGGAACTACAT GTCCAAGTTCTTGAGTGACAAATGGATGATTCAGAAAGGGTTCATGAAAGATGACGACCTTGTCAAAAAACCTTG GTGGTGGAACATCAGTGTTCAGGAGCTAAGCCTCTCTGCTCCCCTGACTGTGCTTCCAACTGTTACCTGTGCAAAGACTGTTGAAATTCTCCGGGAGAAGGGATTCGACCAGGTACCAGTTGTTGATGAATCTGG GGTGATTTTGGGCATGGTTACCCTGGGTAACATGCTTTCTTCACTACTTGCTGGAAAAGTTCAGCCTTCTGATGAAGTCAGCAAAGTAATCTACAAGCAATTTAAACAG ATTAACCTGAAAGACAACTTGGGGAAACTCTCTCATATTCTGGAAATAGACCACTTTGCTCTAGTGGTTCATGAACAAATTCAAT ATCACACTGATGGTTCCTCCAGTAAGCGGCAAATGGTGTTTGGCATCGTTACAGCCATTGACCTGCTTAACTTTGTGACTGTGCGAGAACGGGAAAGGAAGTCCAGCTAA